DNA from Phocoena phocoena chromosome 1, mPhoPho1.1, whole genome shotgun sequence:
TCACTGCCACAGCAAGCCTCTCCCTGGTCGTtttggtgtgttttgttttgtttgacagGGGGAGGGGTTGCAGGTGGGTGGGGCGATTCTGGGGGGGACTTGGAGACAGCGGGTGAGAAAGTCGGGAGCAGGTTGCTATGGTAACCGCCTCCTCAGTCGGGGAGCTGTTGCCGGGGTTACTGTTAgaggggggaaaaggaagaaaaaagatggtGGGGAGAAGGAGGTGTGACTTTTCACTCTAGACTCCAGCCTGGCCTCTAGCTTCCCAGTTTCTTCCTGTCTACTCCTACCTCCCTTaggtcttccttttctccctccagtCCTAGCCTCCCCAAcctctgtgttccaggcacttgCCTGGTAGGGTAGAGGAGAGGTGGGTAGTGCCAGTGAGTGAACCAAACCGTGAACCTCAAGCTCAGCCTCCTCTCCCTTTgttccccccaaccccagtcaTGGCCGAGTACGGGACCCTCCTCCAGGACCTGACCAACAACATCACCCTTGAAGATCTGGAACAGCTCAAGTCAGCCTGCAAGGAGGACATCCCCAGTGAGAAGAGCGAGGAGATCACTACTGGCAGTGCCTGGTTTAGCTTCCTGGAGAGCCACAACAAGCTGGacaaaggtgggggagggggacacacgCATCCTACCATCAGCCGTTCAGGCTcagttcattcagcaaatagAAATGAGCTCAGAGCTCCTATACAAAGTGCACTCCTTTTTGACAAGGCAGGATAAGAGGGGTGCCCTAAGAGAGCAGAGGGGCTCTAGGGCAGTGGTCTTTACATTCTTCATGGTGCCCTTCTcagtaaaaatattattcagcaaaaaaTGTTACTCAGATCCTACTGTGctattatcatatatataataaaacattaaaataggaCTTAAAGGTGATAAAACTTAAAACCACAAGTTCTAACATTTTCTTATTCACTTTTAGAGACCATTGCTCTGGAAAGGGCTTTGGGGAGGAACTGGTATTTAAGATGGCCCTGAAGGGCAAGTGGGATTTCAAAGGCAGGATCCAAAGGAGGACATGCTAGGCAGAGGAACATAGCATGTTTAGAAGTGGCTGGAAAGGTAAGTTAAGACTGTGATGTGGAGGGCCTTGAGTGACAGGGTATTTGATAGGTGAGATGAGTGACCTGAGGGTGCTTCAGAGATACTAATCTGTAGCAtggaatgaagggagggaggctgAAGGAGGACATGCTACACTTAGGACAGGGGTCCCTAGCGgtcctgttaggaaccgggccgcacagcaagAGGTGAGGAGTGGGcgcgagtgagcgaagcttcatctaccgctcgctccccattgctcgaaTTACAGCTTGAACCATcccacccccgcccaccctgtccatggaaaaattgtcttccacggaaccggtccctggtgctaaaaaggttggggaccgctgacttAGGGGACTACTGCAGTAGAGGGGAGGAGCCAGGCAAGAAGGCATCCGCAATCTCCTAGAACTGGCCAACCCATGGACATCATCCCTCTGGTCATGTCTGTGCCTTCTCATTCAGAATTACCCTTCCCACTAGGCCCAGAATCTCTCCTGGGTTGTCTACAGATCCCACCTTTCTGGTCCTACATGTGCTGCTGGGAAATTCTGATGCTTGCTTGGAGGAAAAGTGAAAGACGGACAGGGTGGATGTTGGGTATTTGGAAGCCCggttaatttttctcttctcccctccactCAGTGTGGAGCCTGGTATTTAACCTAAATCCCTCATTCTAAATCTGTAATCTAGAAACTTCACTCATCAATGATCTGCCCTTCCTGAGAAGAGTTCTCTACTGTCTTTTGGTGCTTTAGCTTTCTTTTCCTGGCTTAGCTGCCCCTCTTCTTCCAGTGTTGCCTCCTCCAGTAACCAATGTGAGCAACTCAGGCTTGGTTCCTGAAGCCTAATCCAGCAGTGTAGGGGAAGCTGACCTCTACAGCAGCTCTGATCCTCAGTCTCCTGCCTTCCTCCAGACAACCTCTCTTATATCGAGCACATCTTTGAGATCTCCCGCCGTCCTGACCTACTCACTATGGTGGTTGACTACAGAACCCGTGTTCTGAAGATCTCTGAGGAAGATGAGCTGGACACCAAGCTAACCCGTATCCCCAGTGCCAAGAAGTACAAAGGTAAGAGGCCATGCCTTTAATATGTACCTCTGCCCCTCCCATGGATtatctgtggaatacttgaattCTGGGAGAACAGAGGCTTATGATCAGTTAGCCTGCCTACTGCCTCCCGTGACTTCTGTCCCTGGACACATCCCTTTTTGCCCCCAGACATTATCCGG
Protein-coding regions in this window:
- the PEA15 gene encoding astrocytic phosphoprotein PEA-15 isoform X1; amino-acid sequence: MAEYGTLLQDLTNNITLEDLEQLKSACKEDIPSEKSEEITTGSAWFSFLESHNKLDKDNLSYIEHIFEISRRPDLLTMVVDYRTRVLKISEEDELDTKLTRIPSAKKYKDIIRQPSEEEIIKLAPPPKKA
- the PEA15 gene encoding astrocytic phosphoprotein PEA-15 isoform X2, whose protein sequence is MAEYGTLLQDLTNNITLEDLEQLKSACKEDIPSEKNNLSYIEHIFEISRRPDLLTMVVDYRTRVLKISEEDELDTKLTRIPSAKKYKDIIRQPSEEEIIKLAPPPKKA